A region of Siniperca chuatsi isolate FFG_IHB_CAS linkage group LG23, ASM2008510v1, whole genome shotgun sequence DNA encodes the following proteins:
- the LOC122871521 gene encoding transcription termination factor 2, mitochondrial-like isoform X1 gives MKAGVIRGVLRLQGSETDPLQLSTMLRVTAASLCTYCQRMRLLLPPSASTVTSPNKRPENQHTVDSLYELSVDIRKIRKFKCWVLSESSAYVSETADLLRDMGADATVITRILETHPEAVLCRPEDMAAQRDLWVSVCPNKRELMSVIEKFPASFFTLTHHSNQQANILYLQSLRLSKRIIGKLMASAPQSFSRPVERNQEVIHTLRETYLDLGGNEGNLRLWLQKLLSQNPYILLRPAEAWRDSLGFLREQGFTTEELLSLVSSLRASIAELQPEAMQQALSYIEGALACSKDELKQIVICCPAILYYSLPILAGRLQGLMDVGVSMEQVKESPNVLELTTQIVLYRIQKLASYGYDVRSGTLGVIVGTKKDFEMSYSKLHLRQQRPLFNPVAPLRSAED, from the exons ATGAAAGCGGGTGTGATAAGAGGAGTCCTCAGGCTGCAAGGCTCGGAAACTG ATCCACTACAGTTGTCAACAATGCTTCGTGTCACCGCTGCCTCCTTGTGCACCTACTGCCAGAGGATGAggctcctcctccctccctctgcctccaCAGTGACTTCTCCCAACAAAAGACCGGAGAACCAGCACACAGTGGACTCCCTCTATGAACTGTCAGTGGACATTCGAAAGATACGCAAGTTCAAGTGCTGGGTTCTGTCTGAGAGTTCTGCGTATGTGTCTGAAACTGCTGACCTGTTGAGGGACATGGGTGCAGACGCAACAGTAATCACCCGCATCCTGGAAACTCACCCTGAAGCTGTTCTGTGTCGGCCGGAGGACATGGCCGCCCAGCGAGACCTTTGGGTGTCTGTGTGCCCCAACAAGCGTGAACTGATGAGCGTCATTGAGAAGTTCCCGGCTTCTTTCTTCACATTAACTCACCATAGCAACCAGCAGGCGAACATCCTTTACCTACAGAGTCTTCGCCTCAGCAAGAGGATCATTGGCAAGCTGATGGCCAGCGCCCCGCAGAGCTTCAGCCGACCTGTGGAGCGGAACCAGGAGGTCATCCACACTCTGAGGGAGACCTACCTGGACCTGGGCGGAAATGAGGGCAACCTGCGCCTCTGGCTGCAGAAGCTCCTCAGCCAGAACCCGTACATCCTGCTGCGGCCGGCTGAAGCCTGGAGGGACAGTCTGGGCTTTCTGAGGGAACAGGGCTTCACCACAGAGGAGCTCCTCAGCCTGGTCTCAAGCCTCAGAGCCTCCATTGCAGAGCTGCAGCCAGAGGCCATGCAGCAGGCGCTGTCCTACATCGAAGGGGCTCTCGCCTGCTCCAAGGACGAACTCAAGCAAATAGTGATCTGCTGCCCGGCCATTTTGTACTACTCCTTGCCCATCCTGGCGGGGCGGTTGCAAGGATTGATGGATGTTGGCGTGAGCATGGAGCAGGTGAAGGAATCTCCAAATGTCCTGGAGCTCACCACGCAAATTGTGCTTTATCGCATCCAGAAGCTGGCCTCCTATGGGTATGATGTGCGCTCTGGCACCCTGGGTGTTATTGTGGGAACTAAGAAGGACTTTGAGATGAGTTATAGCAAGCTGCACCTCAGGCAGCAGCGGCCGCTCTTCAACCCTGTAGCTCCCCTCAGATCTGCTGAGGACTGA
- the tnnt2c gene encoding troponin T2c, cardiac gives MSDTEEIVEEYEQEEEEVEEEEEEQSEDEAEKQEEHADENEHEESKPRPKTTYVPNIAPPKLPDGEKVDFDDLHRKRVEKDFNDLQTLIESHFSTRQKEEEELIALRNRIERRRSDRAEQQRVRTEQERERQARLAEERARREEEAAKLRAEEEAKKKKIFTNKSFGGYLQKVDQKKGKKLTAREEKKKALMDRRKPLNIDHLNQEKLAEKAQDLWQWLHQLHAEKFELAEKLKRQKYDIYVLRNRVNDHQRGSKASKTSRGAKGKSGSWK, from the coding sequence ATGTCAGACACTGAGGAAATTGTGGAGGAGTacgaacaggaggaggaagaagttgaagaagaggaagaggagcagagtgAGGATGAAGCAGAGAAGCAAGAAGAGCATGCAGACGAGAATGAGCACGAGGAGTCCAAACCGCGGCCTAAGACAACTTATGTGCCAAATATTGCTCCTCCAAAGCTCCCTGATGGTGAGAAGGTGGATTTTGATGACCTGCACCGTAAGAGAGTAGAAAAGGATTTCAACGACCTCCAGACCCTGATCGAGTCACATTTCTCCACCCgccagaaagaggaggaagagctgaTCGCGCTGCGTAACCGCATTGAACGCCGTCGATCCGACAGAGCAGAACAACAACGTGTCCGCACCGAGCAGGAGCGTGAACGACAAGCGCGTCTGGCTGAGGAGAGGGCGAGGCGCGAGGAAGAGGCAGCCAAACTGCGCGCTGAGGAGGaggcaaagaagaagaagatattCACCAACAAGTCCTTTGGCGGCTACCTGCAGAAGGTGGACCAGAAGAAGGGGAAGAAGCTGACAGCacgagaggagaagaagaaggccCTGATGGACCGCCGGAAGCCACTCAACATCGACCACCTGAACCAGGAGAAGCTGGCAGAGAAGGCGCAGGACCTCTGGCAGTGGCTCCACCAGCTGCACGCCGAGAAGTTTGAGCTGGCTGAAAAGCTCAAGAGGCAGAAGTACGACATCTACGTGCTCCGGAACCGAGTTAACGACCACCAGAGGGGCTCCAAAGCATCCAAGACCTCACGCGGGGCCAAGGGCAAGTCTGGCTCCTGGAAGTAA
- the cry1a gene encoding cryptochrome circadian regulator 1a produces the protein MVINTIHWFRKGLRLHDNPSLKESLQGADTVRCVYILDPWFAGSSNVGINRWRFLLQSLEDLDSSLRKLNSRLFVIRGQPTDVFPRLFKEWNISRLSYEYDSEPFGKERDAAIKKLACEAGVEVTVRISHTLYDLDKIIELNGGQSPLTYKRFQTLISRMDAVEVPAESITAEIMGKCTTPLSEDHDEKFGVPSLEELGFDTEGLSSAVWPGGETEALTRLERHLERKAWVANFERPRMNANSLLASPTGLSPYLRFGCLSCRLFYFKLTDLYRKVKRNSSPPLSLYGQLLWREFFYTAATNNPCFDKMESNPICVQIPWDRNPEALAKWAEGRTGFPWIDAIMTQLRQEGWIHHLARHAVACFLTRGDLWIGWEEGMKVFEELLLDADWSVNAGSWMWLSCSSFFQQFFHCYCPVGFGRRTDPNGDYIRRYLPILRGFPAKYIYDPWNAPESVQKAAKCIIGVHYPKPMVHHAEASRLNIERMKQIYQQLSCYRGLGLLATVPSNSNGNGNSEMGFPVEATHNAAAPSGYQMPVHSQGDWQSGVMMYLPGDPQASISTHHQGYAGTSASVMCYAQGTQQIPGPAIQKGPEHHCTPQTSGKRHNEDSENGKGSKVQRQSTH, from the exons GTTCTTACTGCAGAGTCTTGAGGACTTGGACTCCAGCCTCCGTAAGCTCAACTCTCGACTGTTTGTGATACGAGGCCAACCCACTGATGTCTTTCCCAGACTTTTCAAG GAATGGAATATTTCCCGCCTGTCTTATGAGTATGACTCTGAGCCCTTTGGGAAAGAACGAGATGCAGCTATTAAGAAACTGGCCTGTGAAGCTGGAGTGGAGGTGACAGTTCGCATCTCCCACACACTCTATGACCTGGACAA GATCATAGAGTTGAATGGGGGTCAGTCCCCTCTTACCTACAAACGGTTCCAGACCCTGATCAGTCGTATGGATGCAGTGGAGGTACCTGCGGAGTCCATCACGGCAGAAATCATGGGGAAATGCACTACTCCACTGTCCGAAGACCATGATGAAAAGTTTGGGGTTCCCTCCTTGGAGGAGCTGG GTTTTGATACTGAAGGTCTGTCCTCAGCTGTGTGGCCGGGTGGAGAGACAGAAGCCCTCACACGACTTGAGAGGCATTTGGAGAGGAAG GCGTGGGTGGCCAACTTTGAGCGTCCCAGAATGAATGCCAACTCACTGCTCGCCAGCCCGACAGGCCTCAGCCCGTACCTGCGCTTCGGCTGCCTCTCGTGTCGCCTCTTCTACTTCAAACTCACCGATCTCTACAGGAAG GTGAAGAGGAACAgctcccctcctctctcactctACGGTCAGCTGCTGTGGCGTGAGTTCTTCTACACGGCAGCCACCAACAACCCCTGCTTCGACAAGATGGAGAGCAACCCCATCTGCGTTCAGATCCCCTGGGACCGCAACCCAGAGGCACTGGCTAAGTGGGCGGAGGGCCGGACCGGCTTCCCCTGGATTGACGCCATCATGACCCAGCTGAGACAGGAGGGCTGGATCCACCACCTGGCTAGACATGCCGTGGCCTGTTTCCTGACCAGAGGAGACCTGTGGATCGGCTGGGAGGAGGGCATGAAG GTGTttgaggagctgctgctggatgCAGACTGGAGTGTGAACGCAGGCAGCTGGATGTGGCTCTCCTGCAGCTCTTTCTTCCAGCAGTTCTTCCACTGCTACTGCCCTGTGGGTTTCGGCAGACGCACAGACCCCAACGGAGATTACATACG CCGCTACCTGCCCATTCTGAGAGGGTTTCCAGCCAAGTATATTTATGATCCCTGGAATGCTCCAGAGAGTGTGCAGAAGGCAGCCAAATGTATTATTGGAGTGCATTACCCCAAGCCCATGGTGCACCATGCAGAGGCCAGCCGTCTCAACATAGAGCGAATGAAACAGATCTACCAGCAGCTCTCCTGTTACAGAGGCCTTG GGCTTTTGGCTACAGTTCCGTCCAACTCTAATGGTAACGGTAACAGTGAGATGGGATTCCCTGTTGAGGCTACACACAATGCTGCAGCTCCATCTG gctATCAGATGCCGGTTCACTCTCAAGGAGACTGGCAAAGCGGTGTGATGATGTACCTGCCAGGTGATCCACAAGCCAGCATCAGCACACACCATCAGG GTTACGCAGGCACCAGTGCCAGTGTGATGTGTTACGCCCAAGGCACACAGCAGATTCCTGGTCCTGCCATCCAGAAAG gACCTGAACACCACTGCACTCCTCAGACCAGTGGCAAACGGCACAACGAGGACTCTGAGAACGGCAAAGGTTCTAAAGTCCAGAGACAGAGTACCCACTAG
- the LOC122871521 gene encoding transcription termination factor 2, mitochondrial-like isoform X2 produces the protein MQDPLQLSTMLRVTAASLCTYCQRMRLLLPPSASTVTSPNKRPENQHTVDSLYELSVDIRKIRKFKCWVLSESSAYVSETADLLRDMGADATVITRILETHPEAVLCRPEDMAAQRDLWVSVCPNKRELMSVIEKFPASFFTLTHHSNQQANILYLQSLRLSKRIIGKLMASAPQSFSRPVERNQEVIHTLRETYLDLGGNEGNLRLWLQKLLSQNPYILLRPAEAWRDSLGFLREQGFTTEELLSLVSSLRASIAELQPEAMQQALSYIEGALACSKDELKQIVICCPAILYYSLPILAGRLQGLMDVGVSMEQVKESPNVLELTTQIVLYRIQKLASYGYDVRSGTLGVIVGTKKDFEMSYSKLHLRQQRPLFNPVAPLRSAED, from the exons ATGCAGG ATCCACTACAGTTGTCAACAATGCTTCGTGTCACCGCTGCCTCCTTGTGCACCTACTGCCAGAGGATGAggctcctcctccctccctctgcctccaCAGTGACTTCTCCCAACAAAAGACCGGAGAACCAGCACACAGTGGACTCCCTCTATGAACTGTCAGTGGACATTCGAAAGATACGCAAGTTCAAGTGCTGGGTTCTGTCTGAGAGTTCTGCGTATGTGTCTGAAACTGCTGACCTGTTGAGGGACATGGGTGCAGACGCAACAGTAATCACCCGCATCCTGGAAACTCACCCTGAAGCTGTTCTGTGTCGGCCGGAGGACATGGCCGCCCAGCGAGACCTTTGGGTGTCTGTGTGCCCCAACAAGCGTGAACTGATGAGCGTCATTGAGAAGTTCCCGGCTTCTTTCTTCACATTAACTCACCATAGCAACCAGCAGGCGAACATCCTTTACCTACAGAGTCTTCGCCTCAGCAAGAGGATCATTGGCAAGCTGATGGCCAGCGCCCCGCAGAGCTTCAGCCGACCTGTGGAGCGGAACCAGGAGGTCATCCACACTCTGAGGGAGACCTACCTGGACCTGGGCGGAAATGAGGGCAACCTGCGCCTCTGGCTGCAGAAGCTCCTCAGCCAGAACCCGTACATCCTGCTGCGGCCGGCTGAAGCCTGGAGGGACAGTCTGGGCTTTCTGAGGGAACAGGGCTTCACCACAGAGGAGCTCCTCAGCCTGGTCTCAAGCCTCAGAGCCTCCATTGCAGAGCTGCAGCCAGAGGCCATGCAGCAGGCGCTGTCCTACATCGAAGGGGCTCTCGCCTGCTCCAAGGACGAACTCAAGCAAATAGTGATCTGCTGCCCGGCCATTTTGTACTACTCCTTGCCCATCCTGGCGGGGCGGTTGCAAGGATTGATGGATGTTGGCGTGAGCATGGAGCAGGTGAAGGAATCTCCAAATGTCCTGGAGCTCACCACGCAAATTGTGCTTTATCGCATCCAGAAGCTGGCCTCCTATGGGTATGATGTGCGCTCTGGCACCCTGGGTGTTATTGTGGGAACTAAGAAGGACTTTGAGATGAGTTATAGCAAGCTGCACCTCAGGCAGCAGCGGCCGCTCTTCAACCCTGTAGCTCCCCTCAGATCTGCTGAGGACTGA
- the LOC122871521 gene encoding transcription termination factor 2, mitochondrial-like isoform X3: MLRVTAASLCTYCQRMRLLLPPSASTVTSPNKRPENQHTVDSLYELSVDIRKIRKFKCWVLSESSAYVSETADLLRDMGADATVITRILETHPEAVLCRPEDMAAQRDLWVSVCPNKRELMSVIEKFPASFFTLTHHSNQQANILYLQSLRLSKRIIGKLMASAPQSFSRPVERNQEVIHTLRETYLDLGGNEGNLRLWLQKLLSQNPYILLRPAEAWRDSLGFLREQGFTTEELLSLVSSLRASIAELQPEAMQQALSYIEGALACSKDELKQIVICCPAILYYSLPILAGRLQGLMDVGVSMEQVKESPNVLELTTQIVLYRIQKLASYGYDVRSGTLGVIVGTKKDFEMSYSKLHLRQQRPLFNPVAPLRSAED; the protein is encoded by the coding sequence ATGCTTCGTGTCACCGCTGCCTCCTTGTGCACCTACTGCCAGAGGATGAggctcctcctccctccctctgcctccaCAGTGACTTCTCCCAACAAAAGACCGGAGAACCAGCACACAGTGGACTCCCTCTATGAACTGTCAGTGGACATTCGAAAGATACGCAAGTTCAAGTGCTGGGTTCTGTCTGAGAGTTCTGCGTATGTGTCTGAAACTGCTGACCTGTTGAGGGACATGGGTGCAGACGCAACAGTAATCACCCGCATCCTGGAAACTCACCCTGAAGCTGTTCTGTGTCGGCCGGAGGACATGGCCGCCCAGCGAGACCTTTGGGTGTCTGTGTGCCCCAACAAGCGTGAACTGATGAGCGTCATTGAGAAGTTCCCGGCTTCTTTCTTCACATTAACTCACCATAGCAACCAGCAGGCGAACATCCTTTACCTACAGAGTCTTCGCCTCAGCAAGAGGATCATTGGCAAGCTGATGGCCAGCGCCCCGCAGAGCTTCAGCCGACCTGTGGAGCGGAACCAGGAGGTCATCCACACTCTGAGGGAGACCTACCTGGACCTGGGCGGAAATGAGGGCAACCTGCGCCTCTGGCTGCAGAAGCTCCTCAGCCAGAACCCGTACATCCTGCTGCGGCCGGCTGAAGCCTGGAGGGACAGTCTGGGCTTTCTGAGGGAACAGGGCTTCACCACAGAGGAGCTCCTCAGCCTGGTCTCAAGCCTCAGAGCCTCCATTGCAGAGCTGCAGCCAGAGGCCATGCAGCAGGCGCTGTCCTACATCGAAGGGGCTCTCGCCTGCTCCAAGGACGAACTCAAGCAAATAGTGATCTGCTGCCCGGCCATTTTGTACTACTCCTTGCCCATCCTGGCGGGGCGGTTGCAAGGATTGATGGATGTTGGCGTGAGCATGGAGCAGGTGAAGGAATCTCCAAATGTCCTGGAGCTCACCACGCAAATTGTGCTTTATCGCATCCAGAAGCTGGCCTCCTATGGGTATGATGTGCGCTCTGGCACCCTGGGTGTTATTGTGGGAACTAAGAAGGACTTTGAGATGAGTTATAGCAAGCTGCACCTCAGGCAGCAGCGGCCGCTCTTCAACCCTGTAGCTCCCCTCAGATCTGCTGAGGACTGA